The Punica granatum isolate Tunisia-2019 chromosome 4, ASM765513v2, whole genome shotgun sequence genome has a window encoding:
- the LOC116202267 gene encoding (3S,6E)-nerolidol synthase 1-like isoform X2, with translation MDHDKWMAAPYQGGSEGLHKRRLKEVRHLIEKVEKGSLESLVMVDALQRLGIAYPFEEEIKSILHEQHLISSFDGHPSRDSLYEVALRFRLLRQEGYYLPADIFKGFKSKEDNNVGCVFDPMLGKDVFGLMSLYEASHLGMQGEDILSEAAEFARKALSGSADKFLNVGDNDINGVSSKLLGELVRNTLSNPIHKSLPRFTSKSFEVYLKGHYHYEWTRAFRELAILDRDLIASINRTEIRQVSKWWRDLGLSNELKFARDQPMKWYMWPMVVLPEPKLSKERVDLTKPIAMVYIIDDIFDVHGTLDELTLFAEAIDRWECAEELPNYMKTCFRALDKCTNEISFRVYTKHGWNPTDLLRKSWASLCDAFLVEARWFTSSHSPPADEYLKNAIVSTGVPLVMVHLFALLCEDTDRQSTDTMKSFREMSSSTAKILRLWDDLGSAKDENQEGHDGSYVDYYMKENPSCSLEGARNHVKAMISNAWKNLNRECLSPQPFSPSLAKGSLNTARMVPLMYDYDENHCLPIIQEHMKSLLLNGSV, from the exons ATGGACCATGATAAATGGATGGCTGCCCCTTATCAG GGTGGTTCCGAAGGTTTACACAAGAGGAGGCTGAAGGAAGTGAGGCATTTAATCGAAAAAGTGGAGAAGGGATCTTTAGAAAGTCTAGTTATGGTGGATGCTCTCCAACGCCTTGGCATTGCCTACCCCTTTGAAGAGGAGATAAAGAGCATTCTGCACGAACAACATTTGATCTCCAGTTTTGATGGCCACCCCAGCAGAGACAGTCTTTATGAGGTCGCACTTCGTTTTCGACTTCTACGGCAAGAAGGCTATTACCTGCCTGCAG ATATCTTTAAGGGCTTCAAGAGCAAAGAAGACAACAATGTTGGATGTGTTTTCGATCCGATGCTCGGCAAAGACGTTTTCGGGCTAATGAGCTTGTATGAAGCTTCCCATTTGGGCATGCAAGGGGAAGATATACTCAGCGAGGCGGCGGAATTCGCTAGAAAAGCCCTAAGTGGTTCAGCAGATAAATTTCTAAATGTTGGTGACAATGATATCAACGGCGTGAGCTCTAAACTATTAGGAGAGCTTGTGAGGAACACATTGTCAAATCCCATACATAAGAGCTTGCCAAGGTTCACTTCCAAGAGCTTCGAGGTTTATCTCAAAGGGCACTATCACTATGAGTGGACCAGAGCATTTAGGGAGCTGGCCATTTTGGACAGGGACTTGATTGCGTCCATCAATCGCACCGAGATCCGACAAGTATCCAA GTGGTGGAGAGATCTAGGGTTATCGAACGAGTTAAAGTTTGCAAGAGACCAGCCAATGAAATGGTACATGTGGCCGATGGTGGTTCTACCAGAGCCGAAATTGTCAAAAGAGAGAGTGGATCTCACGAAGCCAATCGCCATGGTCTACATCATTGATGACATCTTCGATGTACATGGAACCCTCGATGAACTTACTCTCTTCGCAGAAGCCATTGACAG ATGGGAATGTGCCGAAGAACTACCCAATTACATGAAGACATGCTTCAGGGCTTTAGATAAATGTACGAATGAAATCAGCTTCAGAGTCTATACAAAGCACGGTTGGAATCCAACAGATTTACTCAGGAAATCA TGGGCGAGCCTTTGTGATGCATTCCTTGTGGAAGCAAGATGGTTCACTTCCTCCCACTCTCCTCCAGCCGATGAGTACTTGAAGAATGCAATAGTTAGCACCGGCGTGCCCTTGGTGATGGTTCACTTATTTGCACTCCTTTGTGAAGATACGGATAGACAAAGTACGGACACAATGAAGAGCTTCCGGGAAATGTCATCCTCCACAGCGAAGATTCTGCGTCTTTGGGACGACCTTGGAAGTGCCAAG GATGAGAACCAAGAAGGGCACGACGGGTCGTATGTGGACTACTACATGAAAGAAAACCCTAGTTGCTCACTTGAGGGGGCAAGAAACCATGTGAAGGCGATGATCTCCAACGCATGGAAGAATCTAAACAGAGAATGCCTCTCTCCCCAACCATTCTCTCCTTCCCTAGCCAAGGGGTCACTGAACACGGCCCGAATGGTCCCTCTAATGTACGATTACGATGAGAACCATTGCCTCCCGATAATCCAGGAGCACATGAAGTCACTACTACTTAACGGTTCAGTTTGA
- the LOC116202267 gene encoding (3S,6E)-nerolidol synthase 1-like isoform X1: MDHDKWMAAPYQVLLSSPLESYHLPNGLNNFKGGSEGLHKRRLKEVRHLIEKVEKGSLESLVMVDALQRLGIAYPFEEEIKSILHEQHLISSFDGHPSRDSLYEVALRFRLLRQEGYYLPADIFKGFKSKEDNNVGCVFDPMLGKDVFGLMSLYEASHLGMQGEDILSEAAEFARKALSGSADKFLNVGDNDINGVSSKLLGELVRNTLSNPIHKSLPRFTSKSFEVYLKGHYHYEWTRAFRELAILDRDLIASINRTEIRQVSKWWRDLGLSNELKFARDQPMKWYMWPMVVLPEPKLSKERVDLTKPIAMVYIIDDIFDVHGTLDELTLFAEAIDRWECAEELPNYMKTCFRALDKCTNEISFRVYTKHGWNPTDLLRKSWASLCDAFLVEARWFTSSHSPPADEYLKNAIVSTGVPLVMVHLFALLCEDTDRQSTDTMKSFREMSSSTAKILRLWDDLGSAKDENQEGHDGSYVDYYMKENPSCSLEGARNHVKAMISNAWKNLNRECLSPQPFSPSLAKGSLNTARMVPLMYDYDENHCLPIIQEHMKSLLLNGSV; this comes from the exons ATGGACCATGATAAATGGATGGCTGCCCCTTATCAGGTCCTGCTTTCTTCCCCTTTGGAATCCTATCATCTTCCAAACGGACTCAACAATTTCAAG GGTGGTTCCGAAGGTTTACACAAGAGGAGGCTGAAGGAAGTGAGGCATTTAATCGAAAAAGTGGAGAAGGGATCTTTAGAAAGTCTAGTTATGGTGGATGCTCTCCAACGCCTTGGCATTGCCTACCCCTTTGAAGAGGAGATAAAGAGCATTCTGCACGAACAACATTTGATCTCCAGTTTTGATGGCCACCCCAGCAGAGACAGTCTTTATGAGGTCGCACTTCGTTTTCGACTTCTACGGCAAGAAGGCTATTACCTGCCTGCAG ATATCTTTAAGGGCTTCAAGAGCAAAGAAGACAACAATGTTGGATGTGTTTTCGATCCGATGCTCGGCAAAGACGTTTTCGGGCTAATGAGCTTGTATGAAGCTTCCCATTTGGGCATGCAAGGGGAAGATATACTCAGCGAGGCGGCGGAATTCGCTAGAAAAGCCCTAAGTGGTTCAGCAGATAAATTTCTAAATGTTGGTGACAATGATATCAACGGCGTGAGCTCTAAACTATTAGGAGAGCTTGTGAGGAACACATTGTCAAATCCCATACATAAGAGCTTGCCAAGGTTCACTTCCAAGAGCTTCGAGGTTTATCTCAAAGGGCACTATCACTATGAGTGGACCAGAGCATTTAGGGAGCTGGCCATTTTGGACAGGGACTTGATTGCGTCCATCAATCGCACCGAGATCCGACAAGTATCCAA GTGGTGGAGAGATCTAGGGTTATCGAACGAGTTAAAGTTTGCAAGAGACCAGCCAATGAAATGGTACATGTGGCCGATGGTGGTTCTACCAGAGCCGAAATTGTCAAAAGAGAGAGTGGATCTCACGAAGCCAATCGCCATGGTCTACATCATTGATGACATCTTCGATGTACATGGAACCCTCGATGAACTTACTCTCTTCGCAGAAGCCATTGACAG ATGGGAATGTGCCGAAGAACTACCCAATTACATGAAGACATGCTTCAGGGCTTTAGATAAATGTACGAATGAAATCAGCTTCAGAGTCTATACAAAGCACGGTTGGAATCCAACAGATTTACTCAGGAAATCA TGGGCGAGCCTTTGTGATGCATTCCTTGTGGAAGCAAGATGGTTCACTTCCTCCCACTCTCCTCCAGCCGATGAGTACTTGAAGAATGCAATAGTTAGCACCGGCGTGCCCTTGGTGATGGTTCACTTATTTGCACTCCTTTGTGAAGATACGGATAGACAAAGTACGGACACAATGAAGAGCTTCCGGGAAATGTCATCCTCCACAGCGAAGATTCTGCGTCTTTGGGACGACCTTGGAAGTGCCAAG GATGAGAACCAAGAAGGGCACGACGGGTCGTATGTGGACTACTACATGAAAGAAAACCCTAGTTGCTCACTTGAGGGGGCAAGAAACCATGTGAAGGCGATGATCTCCAACGCATGGAAGAATCTAAACAGAGAATGCCTCTCTCCCCAACCATTCTCTCCTTCCCTAGCCAAGGGGTCACTGAACACGGCCCGAATGGTCCCTCTAATGTACGATTACGATGAGAACCATTGCCTCCCGATAATCCAGGAGCACATGAAGTCACTACTACTTAACGGTTCAGTTTGA
- the LOC116202267 gene encoding (3S,6E)-nerolidol synthase 1-like isoform X3 — protein sequence MVDALQRLGIAYPFEEEIKSILHEQHLISSFDGHPSRDSLYEVALRFRLLRQEGYYLPADIFKGFKSKEDNNVGCVFDPMLGKDVFGLMSLYEASHLGMQGEDILSEAAEFARKALSGSADKFLNVGDNDINGVSSKLLGELVRNTLSNPIHKSLPRFTSKSFEVYLKGHYHYEWTRAFRELAILDRDLIASINRTEIRQVSKWWRDLGLSNELKFARDQPMKWYMWPMVVLPEPKLSKERVDLTKPIAMVYIIDDIFDVHGTLDELTLFAEAIDRWECAEELPNYMKTCFRALDKCTNEISFRVYTKHGWNPTDLLRKSWASLCDAFLVEARWFTSSHSPPADEYLKNAIVSTGVPLVMVHLFALLCEDTDRQSTDTMKSFREMSSSTAKILRLWDDLGSAKDENQEGHDGSYVDYYMKENPSCSLEGARNHVKAMISNAWKNLNRECLSPQPFSPSLAKGSLNTARMVPLMYDYDENHCLPIIQEHMKSLLLNGSV from the exons ATGGTGGATGCTCTCCAACGCCTTGGCATTGCCTACCCCTTTGAAGAGGAGATAAAGAGCATTCTGCACGAACAACATTTGATCTCCAGTTTTGATGGCCACCCCAGCAGAGACAGTCTTTATGAGGTCGCACTTCGTTTTCGACTTCTACGGCAAGAAGGCTATTACCTGCCTGCAG ATATCTTTAAGGGCTTCAAGAGCAAAGAAGACAACAATGTTGGATGTGTTTTCGATCCGATGCTCGGCAAAGACGTTTTCGGGCTAATGAGCTTGTATGAAGCTTCCCATTTGGGCATGCAAGGGGAAGATATACTCAGCGAGGCGGCGGAATTCGCTAGAAAAGCCCTAAGTGGTTCAGCAGATAAATTTCTAAATGTTGGTGACAATGATATCAACGGCGTGAGCTCTAAACTATTAGGAGAGCTTGTGAGGAACACATTGTCAAATCCCATACATAAGAGCTTGCCAAGGTTCACTTCCAAGAGCTTCGAGGTTTATCTCAAAGGGCACTATCACTATGAGTGGACCAGAGCATTTAGGGAGCTGGCCATTTTGGACAGGGACTTGATTGCGTCCATCAATCGCACCGAGATCCGACAAGTATCCAA GTGGTGGAGAGATCTAGGGTTATCGAACGAGTTAAAGTTTGCAAGAGACCAGCCAATGAAATGGTACATGTGGCCGATGGTGGTTCTACCAGAGCCGAAATTGTCAAAAGAGAGAGTGGATCTCACGAAGCCAATCGCCATGGTCTACATCATTGATGACATCTTCGATGTACATGGAACCCTCGATGAACTTACTCTCTTCGCAGAAGCCATTGACAG ATGGGAATGTGCCGAAGAACTACCCAATTACATGAAGACATGCTTCAGGGCTTTAGATAAATGTACGAATGAAATCAGCTTCAGAGTCTATACAAAGCACGGTTGGAATCCAACAGATTTACTCAGGAAATCA TGGGCGAGCCTTTGTGATGCATTCCTTGTGGAAGCAAGATGGTTCACTTCCTCCCACTCTCCTCCAGCCGATGAGTACTTGAAGAATGCAATAGTTAGCACCGGCGTGCCCTTGGTGATGGTTCACTTATTTGCACTCCTTTGTGAAGATACGGATAGACAAAGTACGGACACAATGAAGAGCTTCCGGGAAATGTCATCCTCCACAGCGAAGATTCTGCGTCTTTGGGACGACCTTGGAAGTGCCAAG GATGAGAACCAAGAAGGGCACGACGGGTCGTATGTGGACTACTACATGAAAGAAAACCCTAGTTGCTCACTTGAGGGGGCAAGAAACCATGTGAAGGCGATGATCTCCAACGCATGGAAGAATCTAAACAGAGAATGCCTCTCTCCCCAACCATTCTCTCCTTCCCTAGCCAAGGGGTCACTGAACACGGCCCGAATGGTCCCTCTAATGTACGATTACGATGAGAACCATTGCCTCCCGATAATCCAGGAGCACATGAAGTCACTACTACTTAACGGTTCAGTTTGA